From a single Cryptococcus neoformans var. neoformans B-3501A chromosome 3, whole genome shotgun sequence genomic region:
- a CDS encoding hypothetical protein (HMMPfam hit to Glyco_transf_22, Alg9-like mannosyltransferase family, score: 39.2, E(): 2.6e-09), which yields MAQAPPMSPSLSPTRTRCLNIVLCLLPFLVTFAHVFLSPYTKVEESFTLHAVHDVLAYGFNPHNLQLWDHVTFPGAVPRSFIPPALLGILAYPFSVVSVASGAIKTKFGVQILIRLVLASFFSYSFNKLACSLQKAFNVSVRVWFTLLSLSSFHIPYYAGRTLPNFMALPGVLWSISHIMTAQIATSEADRIASLRKAVIALTALATIVRLELALFVIPLALSLLINRQVGFGQVLKWGILGGVGSLSISSAVDYHLWLPTLSHPSFPFKSHFQLFWPELSGLIYNAVEGHSAEWGVMPWHYYLSGSLPKLLAGNSLLVGIATGGWLLDKMGLDMMAKKAGGWDRLTGVRGVNKVMKVWALSVVTVIGALSFLGHKEWRFILPVLPILHIISALSASSLWSLRPSKLRNLMRLFVLVALGLNSLATIVTTFLSVGNYPGGEVWKVMEDIPGLQRQNASIYFPSYPLQTGATLFTFVHAHSVNGTGRGLGPWSAFPETKEPRWIYNKSEDKMMENPIRVWESGIDFVVTGDYDQFLALPEKWVEVASVEGLDSVGRAPGTYRVQAKWDRKLAVLQRRENIQR from the exons ATGGCTCAAGCACCGCCAATGTCCCCCTCGCTCTCCCCAACTCGCACCCGTTGCTTAAACATTGTTCTCTgcctccttccctttttggTGACCTTCGCCCACGTCTTCCTGTCCCCATATACCAAAGTAGAGGAGAGTTTTACTTTGCATGCTGTGCACGATGTTCTGGCCTACGGATTTAATCCACACAACTTGCAGCTT TGGGATCATGTCACCTTCCCAGGCGCTGTCCCTCGCTCCTTTATTCCCCCGGCGCTCTTGGGCATTCTAGCCTACCCATTTTCTGTAGTCTCAGTGGCCTCTGGTGCCATCAAGACCAAGTTTGGTGTGCAGATCCTCA TCCGACTTGTCCTagcttcctttttctcctaTTCTTTTAACAAGCTCGCATGCAGTCTTCAAAAGGCATTCAATGTCTCCGTAAGGGTGTGGTTCACATTGCTCAGCTTGAGCTCATTCCATATCCCTTATTATGCGGGAAGAACGTTGCCTAATTTCATGGCCCTACCAGGAG TATTATGGAGTATCTCACATATCATGACGGCTCAAATCGCGACTTCCGAAGCGGACAGAATTGCCAGCCTCCGCAAGGCTGTCATTGCACTCACTGCGTTAGCTACGATCGTCCGCCTCGAACTCGCTCTTTTTGTTATTCCGCTTGCTCTGAGCTTATTGATAAACAGGCAAGTTGGCTTTGGTCAAGTGTTAAAATGGGGTATCCTCGGAGGGGTTGGTTCTTTGT CAATTTCCTCTGCTGTAGACTATCATCTGTGGCTTCCTACtctttcccatccctcttttcctttcaaaTCACACTTCCAACTTTTCTGGCCAGAGCTTTCCGGACTCATTTATAATGCTGTAGAAGGGCATTCTGCAGAATGGGGTGTCATGCCATGGCATTATTACCTCTCTGGCTCTTTGCCCAAATTGCTCGCAGGCAATTCTTTGCTTGTAGGTATCGCTACGGGTGGTTGGCTATTAGACAAGATGGGTCTTGATATGATGGCCAAGAAAGCAGGAGGTTGGGACAGGCTGACGGGTGTTAGAGGGGTGAATAAAGTGATGAAGGTTTGGGCTTTGAGTGTGGTAACTGTTATTGGGGCGCTGAGCTTTCTAGGTCACAAG GAATGGCGCTTTATCCTTCCCGTACTCCCAATCCTTCATATTATCTCTGCTTTATCTGCTTCATCGCTGTGGTCACTTCGGCCGTCCAAGCTGCGCAATCTCATGCGCCTCTTTGTCTTAGTTGCTCTAGGACTGAACTCCCTCGCAACAATTGTAACGACCTTTTTGAGTGTGGGAAATTACCCTGGGGGTGAGGTGTGGAAGGTTATGGAGGATATACCTGGATTACAAAGGCAGAATGCTTCGATATATTTCCCATCCTATCCGCTTCAAACTGGTGCCACCTTGTTTACTTTTGTTCATGCCCACTCCGTCAATGGCACCGGCCGAGGCTTGGGACCCTGGTCAGCTTTCCCAGAGACCAAAGAGCCAAGATGGATATATAACAAGAGTGAAGacaagatgatggagaacCCTATCAGAGTCTGGGAAAGTGGAATAGACTTCGTAGTTACCGGCGACTATGATCAATTCCTGGCTCTACCTGAGAAATGGGTTGAAGTCGCATCAGTGGAGGGTTTGGATAGTGTAGGGCGAGCGCCTGGTACATATCGGGTGCAGGCAAAGTGGGATCGCAAGTTAGCTGTGCTtcagagaagagaaaacattcagagatga
- a CDS encoding hypothetical protein (Match to ESTs gb|CF186054.1|CF186054, gb|CF183924.1|CF183924, gb|CF183522.1|CF183522; HMMPfam hit to EF1_GNE, EF-1 guanine nucleotide exchange domain, score: 160.2, E(): 4.5e-45) → MASTIDLKQLEQHLATRSYIDGFKPTTADVEIYKSLGSAPEATFPHCHRWYIHIASFADEFDSLPAGTNPLSSTSAGAAAAAGEEEDDEVDLFGSDDEEADEEAERIKAERIAKYNEAKEAKKQEKLAAGKTLEVAKSVVTLQVKPWDDETDMQALEDGVRAIEKDGLVWGASKLVPVGYGIKMLQINLVIEDAKISLDELQEEIAELEDYVQSSDVAAMQKL, encoded by the exons ATGGCCTCCACCATCGACCTCAAGCAACTCGAGCAGCACCTTGCTACCCGATCCTACATCGACGG TTTCAAGCCCACCACCGCCGACGTTGAGATCTACAAGTCTCTCGGCTCTG CCCCTGAGGCCACCTTCCCTCACTGTCACAGGTGGTACATCCACATTGCCTCTTTTGCCGACGAGTTTGACTCTCTTCCCGCCGGCACCAACCCCCTCTCTTCTACCTCTGCCGgtgccgctgctgctgccggtgaggaggaggatgatgaggttgaCCTTTTCGGCtctgacgatgaggaagcCGATGAGGAGGCTGAGAGGATCAAGGCCGAGCGTATTGCTAAGTACAACGAGGCTAAGGAGgccaagaagcaagagaagcTTGCTGCTGGCAAGACCCTGGAGGTCGCCAAGTCTGTTGTCACTCTCCAGGTCAAGCCTTGGGATGACGAGACTGACATGCAGGCTCTTGAGGATGGCGTGAGGGCTATTGAGAAGGACGGTCTTGTCTGGGGTGCTAGCAAGCTTGTCCCTGTTGGCTACG GTATCAAGATGCTCCAGATCAACCTTGTTATCGAGGACGCCAAGATCTCCCTCGACGAGCTCCAAGAGGAGATTGCCGAGCTCGAGGACTACGTCCAGTCTTCCGATGTCGCCGCCATGCAGAAGCTCTAA